A window of Microscilla marina ATCC 23134 contains these coding sequences:
- a CDS encoding YcxB family protein, which translates to MIVKTKKFELPKKVYSRIGMNNVLKQQWWIPAGLFGIFMLLNLITVSFWFFFLAFLSVGLYLLFWYIQFAGASQLPQNKVMFEKLRYEIDSRQIMIKLNQREGMPMKWDVIKKAEKRKDYFLFVVSKGQFIYIPFNAFSNPKHDIRVVETILRRKGYIKEEKKEVA; encoded by the coding sequence ATGATTGTAAAAACCAAAAAATTCGAACTTCCTAAAAAAGTCTATTCCCGCATAGGAATGAATAATGTGCTTAAACAACAATGGTGGATTCCTGCTGGGTTGTTTGGTATTTTTATGTTGCTAAACCTGATTACGGTAAGCTTTTGGTTCTTTTTTCTGGCGTTTTTGTCGGTAGGTTTATATCTCTTGTTTTGGTATATCCAATTTGCCGGAGCTAGTCAACTACCTCAAAACAAGGTAATGTTTGAGAAACTTCGTTATGAAATAGACAGCCGTCAGATTATGATTAAGCTCAACCAACGTGAAGGAATGCCGATGAAGTGGGATGTGATAAAAAAAGCCGAGAAGAGAAAAGACTATTTTTTGTTTGTAGTTTCTAAAGGTCAGTTTATATACATTCCGTTTAACGCTTTTAGCAACCCCAAACACGACATTAGAGTAGTAGAAACTATATTGAGACGCAAAGGATATATCAAGGAAGAAAAGAAAGAAGTCGCTTAA
- a CDS encoding C1 family peptidase, with protein sequence MKLKYALFLVVVGFISPNILYAQQFDYGLGVKIDEEGYNKVKLAHVSRGDFKALPSKVSLKKYCPTPGNQGKTGTCVAWSSTYGARTIIYAMEKGITNRQKITKLAFSPSFIYNQIREKGDKLCKSGTYVYDAMYKLKKQGAMPLQDFAFDCSRMPQPADKAKASKYRIKDYQRLFFSSAKNKVAMVKKSIAEGNPVVVAMKIGFTFTYAKKVYRDPAPANARRGGHAMVVVGYDDKKQAFELMNSWGTKWGDGGFVYYHYESFQKYCAQAYEMIPFSPVLISDDMLGKDIPKATISGTVVFKQYLKETEVFKDMRATKVGNSYQMLNAYTEGDSFQMVITNNQRIHVYALNFDGTNKCFKLFPFAGDVLEAYHQQARGTKISSIKNHKRAKTIIPHEDNVIELDDTKGLDYFCVLFARKSLSIDRIMLAIEKATGTFEQRLSKALGNQAALPKEIKMEQSMINFKAKTNKVIVPVVVRMRHQ encoded by the coding sequence ATGAAGTTAAAATACGCACTTTTTTTAGTGGTGGTAGGGTTTATATCACCCAACATACTATATGCCCAACAATTTGATTATGGTTTGGGGGTAAAAATAGACGAGGAAGGGTACAACAAAGTAAAGCTTGCCCATGTGTCACGGGGAGACTTTAAGGCATTGCCAAGCAAAGTTTCATTAAAAAAATATTGCCCCACTCCAGGCAACCAAGGCAAAACAGGTACTTGTGTAGCCTGGTCTTCTACTTATGGTGCTCGTACCATTATTTACGCTATGGAAAAAGGCATTACCAATCGGCAGAAAATCACTAAACTTGCTTTTTCCCCCTCTTTTATCTACAATCAAATCCGCGAAAAAGGAGATAAGCTATGCAAATCAGGTACCTACGTGTACGATGCGATGTATAAGCTTAAAAAACAAGGAGCTATGCCACTTCAAGACTTTGCCTTTGACTGCAGCCGTATGCCCCAGCCTGCCGACAAAGCTAAAGCCAGCAAATACCGCATTAAAGATTATCAACGCTTGTTTTTTAGTAGTGCCAAAAACAAAGTGGCGATGGTAAAAAAAAGTATTGCAGAGGGTAATCCCGTAGTGGTAGCTATGAAAATTGGTTTTACCTTTACTTATGCCAAAAAAGTATACCGCGACCCGGCACCAGCCAACGCCCGCCGAGGTGGTCATGCGATGGTGGTAGTGGGGTACGACGACAAAAAGCAGGCTTTTGAGTTGATGAATAGCTGGGGGACTAAATGGGGGGATGGAGGTTTTGTGTACTATCACTATGAGTCGTTTCAAAAATACTGCGCACAAGCGTATGAAATGATTCCATTCAGTCCGGTTTTAATCTCTGACGATATGTTGGGCAAAGATATTCCCAAGGCAACTATTTCAGGTACAGTGGTTTTTAAACAATACCTCAAAGAAACCGAGGTATTCAAAGATATGCGGGCAACCAAAGTGGGCAACTCTTACCAAATGCTCAATGCTTATACCGAAGGTGATAGCTTTCAAATGGTCATTACCAATAACCAACGCATTCATGTATATGCACTCAATTTTGATGGAACAAATAAATGCTTTAAGCTTTTTCCGTTTGCCGGAGATGTGCTGGAAGCCTACCACCAACAGGCACGGGGTACCAAAATAAGTTCTATCAAAAATCATAAAAGAGCCAAAACGATTATTCCTCACGAAGACAACGTAATAGAGTTGGACGATACCAAAGGACTAGACTACTTTTGTGTATTATTTGCGAGAAAATCGCTCAGCATTGACCGTATTATGTTAGCTATTGAAAAAGCTACAGGTACATTTGAGCAGCGTCTCAGCAAAGCATTAGGAAACCAGGCAGCACTGCCAAAAGAGATTAAAATGGAGCAATCTATGATCAATTTTAAGGCTAAAACCAATAAAGTAATAGTGCCAGTAGTGGTACGGATGCGCCACCAATAA